In the Balaenoptera acutorostrata chromosome 7, mBalAcu1.1, whole genome shotgun sequence genome, one interval contains:
- the FAM237B gene encoding protein FAM237B, whose protein sequence is MVFATRRWFYLPLGCMMLINLINADFEFQKGVLASNSPGIMEDIDLQCWNACSLTLIDLKEIKIEHTVDSFWNFMLFLQKSQWPRHYSVFLSIAQDFWDMYVDCLISRSHGMGRRQVMPPKYNFPQKITGGNLNVYLRE, encoded by the coding sequence ATGGTTTTTGCCACAAGAAGATGGTTCTACCTGCCGCTGGGCTGCATGATGCTGATAAATCTGATTAATGCGGATTTTGAATTTCAAAAGGGGGTGCTTGCCAGCAACAGCCCAGGGATCATGGAAGACATTGATCTCCAGTGCTGGAATGCTTGCTCTTTGACACTGATAGATCTCAAGGAAATCAAGATAGAGCACACTGTGGATTCTTTCTGGAATTTCATGTTGTTCCTGCAAAAATCCCAGTGGCCTAGACATTATAGTGTCTTCTTAAGCATAGCTCAGGATTTCTGGGACATGTATGTAGACTGCTTGATTTCAAGATCCCATGGAATGGGCAGAAGACAGGTGATGCCTCCCAAGTATAATTTTCCACAGAAGATAACAGGAGGTAATTTAAATGTGTACTTAAGAGAATAG